A window from Synechococcus sp. RSCCF101 encodes these proteins:
- a CDS encoding aldo/keto reductase, which translates to MRCLEGPEQMDAVLRAALEAGINHLETAPAYGSAEEDLGRALARLESDGLEPSGGWRITSKILPGCSVSQGLAQLERSLAHLGQRRLSHWAVHGLNLPHHLDWALKGDGAVLLREALDQGLVEQVGFSSHGSSPLIRAALTSGRFSFCSLHLHLFDRERLPLAAEALARGIGVMAISPADKGGHLAHPGATLLEDCRPFTPLHLAYRFLLARGISTLTVGASRPSDLSLARSLATDSGPLRPDEAQALARLEAAGRDRLGAERCGQCRLCLPCPHEVPIPALLRLRNLTVGHGMESFASERYNLIGRAGHWWEERDASACHSCGDCLPRCPHELPIPELLADTHRRLKAAPRRRLWG; encoded by the coding sequence ATGCGCTGCCTGGAGGGCCCGGAGCAGATGGATGCCGTGCTGCGCGCGGCCCTGGAGGCAGGCATCAACCATCTGGAAACAGCGCCGGCCTACGGCTCGGCGGAGGAGGATCTGGGCCGTGCTCTGGCCCGACTGGAGAGCGACGGTCTGGAACCGTCCGGTGGCTGGCGCATCACCAGCAAGATCCTGCCGGGCTGCAGCGTCAGCCAGGGCCTGGCGCAGCTCGAGCGGAGCCTCGCGCACCTTGGGCAGCGGCGACTCAGCCACTGGGCGGTGCACGGCCTCAACCTGCCGCACCACCTGGACTGGGCCCTGAAAGGCGATGGTGCGGTGCTGCTGCGCGAGGCCCTCGATCAGGGTCTGGTGGAGCAGGTGGGCTTCAGCAGTCATGGCAGCAGCCCATTGATCCGCGCCGCCCTGACCTCAGGCCGGTTCAGCTTCTGCAGCCTGCATCTGCACCTCTTCGACCGGGAGCGTCTGCCCCTGGCGGCCGAGGCCCTGGCGCGCGGCATCGGCGTGATGGCCATCTCCCCGGCCGACAAGGGCGGCCATCTCGCCCATCCCGGGGCAACGCTGCTGGAAGACTGCCGTCCCTTCACCCCCCTGCACCTGGCCTATCGCTTCCTGCTCGCCCGCGGCATCAGCACCCTCACGGTCGGGGCCTCCCGGCCCTCGGACCTGAGCCTGGCCCGGAGCCTCGCCACCGACTCCGGGCCGCTGCGGCCGGACGAGGCACAGGCTCTCGCCCGACTGGAGGCCGCTGGCCGCGACCGCCTCGGGGCCGAGCGCTGCGGCCAGTGCCGCCTCTGCCTGCCCTGTCCCCACGAGGTGCCGATCCCTGCGCTGCTCAGGCTCCGCAACCTGACGGTCGGTCACGGCATGGAGAGCTTCGCGAGCGAGCGCTACAACCTGATCGGACGCGCAGGCCACTGGTGGGAGGAGCGCGATGCCAGCGCCTGCCACAGCTGCGGCGACTGCCTGCCGCGCTGCCCGCACGAGCTGCCCATTCCCGAGCTTCTGGCGGACACACACCGCCGTCTCAAGGCCGCCCCCAGGCGCCGCCTCTGGGGCTGA
- a CDS encoding ABC transporter substrate-binding protein: protein MGSAISRRRLLQLMALSGAASLLGCGRAGEAAAPPRLGSVRGQLPRTWLQRLPDPWISTSVDTVGALTPDPPAPFDLLALSDGWALEDAARRWQPPAAPALRARLAPWVSDMAGPALPEVLLERALPVGVSPWVIVHRLPRRSAPPPSEGWGMLLDPELQGSLVLPSSPRVVMALAERLPNGLEDLPRLRRQAFSHDERHALNLLLAGEVLAAVCQLRWLVPLLRSDHRLQVLLPEQGTVLGWTVLVRPTGSPEPLPQPWVDAAWEPPLLARLARGGWLPPLPPGDLRPALATLPEELAAWMAPSPALLRRCVSLGPLDPEERQRLQRIWDAAAPPAGLSPRGGAWGRP from the coding sequence ATGGGTTCCGCCATCTCCCGCCGCCGTCTGCTGCAGCTGATGGCCCTTTCCGGCGCGGCGTCCCTGTTGGGCTGTGGCCGGGCCGGCGAGGCTGCGGCTCCTCCGCGCCTCGGCAGTGTGCGCGGCCAGCTCCCCCGGACCTGGCTGCAGCGTCTGCCGGACCCCTGGATCTCGACCAGCGTTGACACCGTCGGGGCGCTCACACCGGACCCGCCCGCCCCGTTCGATCTGCTCGCTCTGAGCGATGGCTGGGCTCTCGAGGACGCCGCCCGGCGCTGGCAGCCTCCCGCGGCCCCGGCGCTGCGAGCCCGACTCGCTCCCTGGGTGAGCGACATGGCTGGCCCGGCTCTGCCCGAGGTGCTTCTGGAGCGGGCCCTGCCGGTGGGCGTCTCACCCTGGGTGATCGTGCATCGTCTGCCGCGCCGCAGCGCCCCTCCCCCCTCTGAGGGCTGGGGGATGCTGCTGGACCCGGAGCTGCAGGGATCGCTGGTGCTCCCCTCCAGCCCGCGGGTGGTGATGGCGCTGGCCGAGCGATTGCCCAACGGTCTGGAGGATCTGCCCCGGCTGCGCCGCCAGGCCTTCAGTCACGACGAGCGACACGCGCTGAATCTGCTGCTGGCCGGCGAGGTCCTGGCGGCGGTCTGCCAGCTGCGCTGGCTGGTGCCCCTGCTGCGCAGCGACCATCGCCTGCAGGTGCTCCTGCCCGAGCAGGGCACGGTGCTGGGCTGGACCGTGCTCGTGCGGCCGACCGGCAGTCCGGAGCCCCTGCCGCAGCCCTGGGTGGACGCGGCCTGGGAGCCGCCTCTGCTGGCCCGGCTGGCGCGAGGCGGCTGGCTGCCCCCCCTGCCACCCGGTGACCTCCGTCCCGCCCTGGCCACCCTGCCGGAGGAGCTGGCGGCGTGGATGGCTCCATCCCCCGCGCTGCTGCGGCGCTGCGTCAGCCTCGGGCCGCTCGATCCGGAGGAGCGGCAGCGGCTGCAGCGGATCTGGGACGCGGCTGCCCCCCCGGCCGGTCTCAGCCCCAGAGGCGGCGCCTGGGGGCGGCCTTGA
- a CDS encoding cytochrome c oxidase subunit 3 — translation MTLTLSDSESQALHGGSGEAEAHGHPDVRLFGLAAFLVADAMTFAGFFAAYLTFRAVNPLPEGATYELELALPTINTVLLLVSSATFHRANAALRQGRSELCRTWLAVTAGLGLAFLVSQMVEYFSLPFGLTDNLLASTFYLLTGFHGLHVTLGAIMILIVWWQVRQPAGRVDASNPFAIEAAELYWHFVDGIWVVLFLILYLL, via the coding sequence ATGACCCTCACCCTCTCCGATTCCGAATCCCAGGCCCTGCACGGGGGCAGCGGCGAGGCCGAGGCGCATGGCCACCCCGATGTGCGCCTGTTCGGTCTGGCGGCCTTCCTGGTGGCCGATGCCATGACCTTCGCAGGCTTCTTCGCCGCGTATCTCACCTTCCGGGCCGTGAATCCGCTGCCCGAAGGCGCCACCTACGAGCTTGAACTGGCCCTGCCCACGATCAACACCGTGCTGCTGCTGGTGAGCAGCGCCACCTTCCATCGGGCCAACGCAGCCCTGAGGCAGGGACGCAGCGAGCTGTGCAGGACCTGGCTGGCCGTCACGGCGGGGCTCGGGCTGGCCTTCCTGGTCAGCCAGATGGTTGAGTACTTCTCCCTGCCCTTCGGACTGACCGACAACCTGCTCGCCAGCACCTTCTATCTGCTCACCGGCTTTCACGGCCTGCACGTGACGCTGGGTGCCATCATGATCCTGATCGTATGGTGGCAGGTGCGTCAGCCCGCCGGACGTGTGGACGCGTCCAACCCCTTCGCGATCGAGGCAGCGGAGCTGTACTGGCACTTTGTTGACGGCATCTGGGTTGTGCTGTTCCTGATTCTCTATCTGCTCTGA
- a CDS encoding cytochrome c oxidase subunit II produces MPIPGPILSLVLGMALVLAALWLGDNVQLLPIDASTNAPIYDELFQVLFTIGAVLFLGVLGLLLFSLIRFRRREGDHGDGVAIEGNLQLEVFWTAVPAIVVLFVGLYSYDIYDRMGGMAPLGHDHGAAHDASGHSEKIWGGIGGGWPPSEGSESSSGPSGAFVSSETPSAADGPVAVEVTAMQFAFIFNYPGPGFVSGELHVPANRPVSLLMNSKDVIHAFWVPEFRIKQDVIPGQPTVVSFTATRPGRYPIVCAELCGPYHGGMRSTVVVEEPEAYDAWLAANAPATLAQAAPALEG; encoded by the coding sequence ATGCCGATCCCAGGCCCGATTCTCTCGCTCGTCCTCGGGATGGCGCTGGTGCTGGCGGCCCTCTGGCTGGGCGACAACGTTCAGCTCCTGCCGATCGATGCGAGCACGAACGCTCCGATCTACGACGAGCTTTTTCAGGTTCTGTTCACAATTGGGGCCGTTCTGTTTCTCGGCGTTCTGGGTCTGCTGCTGTTCAGCCTGATCCGTTTCCGCCGTCGCGAGGGCGACCACGGTGATGGTGTCGCGATTGAGGGCAATCTGCAGCTCGAGGTCTTCTGGACCGCCGTTCCCGCGATTGTCGTGCTGTTCGTGGGCCTCTACAGCTACGACATCTACGACCGCATGGGCGGGATGGCGCCGCTGGGTCATGACCATGGTGCCGCCCATGACGCCTCCGGCCACAGCGAGAAGATCTGGGGGGGCATCGGTGGCGGCTGGCCACCGAGCGAGGGGTCGGAATCATCCAGCGGTCCGTCCGGAGCGTTCGTCTCGAGCGAGACCCCATCGGCTGCGGACGGTCCTGTGGCGGTGGAGGTGACCGCGATGCAGTTCGCCTTCATCTTCAACTATCCGGGCCCCGGCTTCGTGAGCGGCGAACTGCACGTTCCCGCCAATCGACCCGTCTCGCTCCTGATGAACTCCAAGGACGTGATCCACGCCTTCTGGGTGCCTGAGTTCCGCATCAAGCAGGACGTGATTCCAGGCCAGCCCACGGTGGTGAGCTTCACGGCCACACGGCCCGGTCGCTACCCGATCGTCTGCGCCGAGCTGTGCGGCCCGTATCACGGCGGTATGCGCTCCACGGTCGTGGTGGAGGAACCCGAGGCCTACGACGCCTGGCTGGCGGCCAATGCACCGGCGACCCTCGCCCAGGCCGCACCGGCGCTGGAGGGCTGA
- a CDS encoding ATP-binding cassette domain-containing protein, producing MQRNGIISRSASVIELQHLSKHYGSVEALSDLSLTVPQGSLYGLLGPNGAGKTTTLRILATLLAPESGAVVVAGIDALSDPRSVRERLGYVAQEVALDKILTGRELLRFQGDLHHLPRLERERRISDLIALLGMEEWIDRRCGGYSGGMRRRLDLATGLLHRPSVLVLDEPTVGLDIDSRTAIWQVLRQLSREGTTVLLSSHYLEEVDLLADRLAIIDSGRVIAEGSPEALKQELGGDRITLRIREFAEPEEASQVASRLRSSAGVQQVVINRAQGCSLNLVIDSELRLEGLRAELDRWGVDVFSLTQSRPSLDDVYLQATGRTLMDAELALASQRDPKAERKRAMR from the coding sequence ATGCAACGCAACGGGATCATCAGCCGCTCTGCCTCTGTGATTGAGCTTCAGCACCTCAGCAAGCACTACGGCTCTGTCGAGGCCCTTTCCGATCTCAGCCTCACCGTTCCCCAGGGCAGCCTCTACGGCCTGCTCGGGCCCAACGGAGCCGGCAAGACCACCACACTGCGGATCCTGGCCACCCTCCTGGCTCCCGAGTCCGGAGCGGTGGTGGTGGCCGGCATCGATGCGCTGAGCGATCCCCGCTCCGTCCGCGAACGACTGGGCTATGTGGCCCAGGAGGTGGCGCTCGACAAGATCCTCACCGGCCGGGAGTTGCTCCGCTTCCAGGGGGATCTGCACCACCTGCCCCGCCTGGAGCGGGAACGGCGCATCAGCGATCTGATCGCGCTGCTCGGCATGGAGGAGTGGATCGACAGGCGCTGCGGCGGCTATTCAGGTGGCATGCGCCGGCGTCTCGATCTGGCCACGGGTCTCCTGCACAGGCCGTCGGTGCTGGTGCTGGATGAGCCCACCGTCGGGCTCGATATCGACAGCCGCACCGCCATCTGGCAGGTGCTGCGCCAGCTCAGCCGCGAGGGAACCACCGTGCTGCTCAGCAGCCATTACCTCGAGGAGGTTGACCTGCTCGCCGATCGCCTCGCCATCATCGACAGCGGCCGTGTGATCGCGGAGGGCAGCCCTGAGGCTCTCAAGCAGGAGCTGGGCGGTGACCGGATCACCCTGCGCATCCGCGAGTTCGCCGAACCGGAGGAGGCCTCGCAGGTGGCCTCCCGCCTGCGTTCCAGCGCCGGTGTTCAGCAGGTGGTGATCAACCGTGCCCAGGGCTGCTCACTCAACCTGGTGATCGATTCCGAGCTCCGCCTCGAGGGGCTTCGCGCCGAGCTGGACCGCTGGGGCGTGGACGTCTTCTCCCTCACCCAGAGCCGGCCCAGCCTGGATGACGTCTATCTGCAGGCCACCGGCCGCACCCTGATGGATGCCGAGCTGGCCCTGGCCAGCCAGCGCGACCCGAAGGCGGAACGCAAGCGCGCCATGCGCTGA
- a CDS encoding riboflavin synthase, translated as MFTGLVRTVGWIRRQPQGVRIEADDRLGPLQLGDSVAVDGLCLTVARVLPDGFTADVSEETLSRSTLAAKAAGGGAVNLEPALRLSDRLGGHLVSGHVDATGEVIDVRSLARSWRLEIAWNAPGYGRYICEKGSIAVDGVSLTVAGAGHGGQSFWVAVIPHTWESTTLRQLTSGAAVNLEVDLLARYAERLLQARISDEADHNLNRDWLLEHGWG; from the coding sequence ATGTTCACCGGACTCGTACGCACCGTGGGCTGGATCCGACGCCAGCCGCAGGGGGTGCGCATCGAGGCCGATGACCGTCTCGGCCCTCTCCAGCTGGGGGACAGCGTCGCTGTGGACGGACTCTGCCTGACGGTGGCCAGGGTGCTGCCCGACGGCTTCACCGCCGACGTGAGCGAGGAGACCCTCAGCCGAAGCACCCTCGCCGCCAAGGCGGCCGGTGGCGGGGCGGTGAATCTCGAGCCGGCCCTCCGGCTGTCGGACCGTCTGGGGGGACATCTGGTCAGTGGCCATGTGGACGCGACCGGTGAGGTGATCGACGTGCGCTCCCTGGCCCGCTCATGGCGTCTGGAGATCGCATGGAACGCCCCGGGCTACGGGCGCTACATCTGCGAGAAGGGCAGCATCGCCGTGGACGGCGTCAGCCTCACGGTGGCCGGAGCCGGCCACGGCGGCCAGAGCTTCTGGGTGGCCGTGATCCCCCACACCTGGGAGTCCACCACCCTGCGGCAGCTCACCAGTGGGGCCGCCGTGAACCTGGAGGTCGATCTGCTCGCCCGCTACGCCGAGCGGCTTCTGCAGGCGCGCATCAGCGACGAAGCGGATCACAACCTCAACCGCGACTGGCTGCTGGAGCACGGCTGGGGTTGA
- a CDS encoding heme o synthase: protein MVSASSVRADVVPSRRLVRLPAWLEVAKPRLIPLLLATTLGGMALTESWPLPSPRLACTLGGGALAAAAAGVLNCVWEQDLDGRMGRTQQRALPSGRLSARSAVIGAIACTLAASTLLVAGVNCLAAGLSLLGLCSYVLLYTVLLKPRTTQNIVIGGVAGAIPPLVGAAAATGHIGLGGWWLFALVMVWTPAHFWALALLLREDYRSVGIPMLPVVHGAAVTARAIGRYGWATVCLSGLGALVLPEGGALYAVLVVPFNGRLLQMIRRLGDAPDDRSVAGGLFRWSILYLFGICLLLLLSRDPHAAQLTSQSLQLLGLGSAA from the coding sequence ATGGTTAGTGCCTCATCCGTCCGCGCCGACGTGGTCCCGTCCCGCCGGCTGGTGCGACTGCCGGCCTGGCTCGAGGTGGCCAAGCCCCGGCTGATCCCCCTCCTGCTGGCCACCACGCTCGGTGGCATGGCTCTGACCGAGTCCTGGCCCCTGCCGTCACCCCGGCTCGCCTGCACCCTCGGGGGCGGTGCCCTGGCCGCCGCAGCCGCCGGCGTCCTCAACTGCGTCTGGGAGCAGGACCTCGACGGCCGCATGGGCCGAACCCAGCAGCGGGCCCTTCCTTCGGGCCGGCTGTCGGCCCGCTCCGCCGTCATCGGAGCGATCGCCTGCACCCTGGCGGCCTCCACCCTTCTGGTGGCCGGGGTCAACTGCCTGGCGGCGGGTCTCTCGCTCCTGGGGCTCTGCAGCTACGTGTTGCTGTACACCGTCCTGCTCAAGCCCCGCACCACCCAGAACATCGTCATCGGCGGTGTGGCCGGCGCGATCCCGCCCCTGGTCGGCGCGGCGGCGGCCACCGGCCACATCGGCCTGGGTGGCTGGTGGCTCTTCGCCCTGGTGATGGTCTGGACCCCGGCCCATTTCTGGGCCCTGGCCCTGCTGCTGCGCGAGGACTACCGCTCCGTCGGCATTCCGATGCTGCCGGTGGTCCATGGCGCCGCCGTCACCGCACGGGCCATCGGCCGTTACGGCTGGGCCACGGTCTGCCTGAGCGGCCTGGGGGCACTCGTGCTTCCTGAAGGCGGTGCCCTCTATGCCGTGCTGGTGGTTCCCTTCAACGGCAGGTTGCTGCAGATGATCCGTCGCCTCGGCGATGCCCCGGACGACCGCAGCGTTGCCGGCGGTCTCTTCCGCTGGTCGATCCTCTATCTCTTCGGCATCTGTCTGCTGCTGCTGCTCAGCCGCGATCCCCATGCGGCCCAGCTCACGAGCCAGTCCCTGCAGCTGCTGGGCCTTGGATCCGCTGCCTAG
- the ctaD gene encoding cytochrome c oxidase subunit I, producing the protein MTIAVPSSQPQGPSLQPVGWLRYLSFSLDHKVIGLQYLVAGFLFYFVGGALAGVIRTELISPMADLVPRDTYNEVLTLHGTIMIFLWIVPVVNGAFGNYLIPFYVGARDMAFPRLNAVAFWLIPPGGLLLISSYFLTGAAQSGWTAYPPLSITTPAAGQVLWIVSVLLLGGSSIFGAINFIATILKLRRPGLGMMQLPMYCWAMLGTSLLVLLSTPVLAGTLIMLSFDIVAHTGFFNPGEGGNVVVYQHLFWFYSHPAVYIMVLPVFGLVSEILPVHSRKPLFGYSTMVYSIMAIVFLGLIVWAHHMFTSGTPPWMRLFFTIATAFIAVPTGIKFFNWLATLWGGKIALNSAMLFSCAFIVHFVFGGITGVALAQVPFDVHVHDTYFVVGHFHYIVYGGSVFVIFSAIYHWYPKFTGRLLNEPLGRLHFLLTFLGFNLCFAPQHWLGLNGMPRRVAEYDPQFTLVNQLSSVGALLMALSTLPFLWNVIASLWQGARAGDNPWNARTPEWLTSSPPPVENWHGEAPLVLEPYGYGVPIDQLDLSTASGRDLWSGGR; encoded by the coding sequence ATGACCATCGCCGTTCCCAGCAGTCAACCCCAGGGCCCCAGCCTCCAGCCGGTGGGCTGGCTGCGGTACCTGAGTTTCAGCCTCGATCACAAAGTGATCGGGCTGCAGTACCTGGTGGCGGGATTCCTCTTCTATTTCGTCGGCGGAGCGCTGGCCGGGGTGATCCGCACGGAACTGATCAGCCCGATGGCCGATCTGGTGCCGCGCGACACCTACAACGAGGTGCTGACGCTGCACGGAACGATCATGATCTTTCTCTGGATCGTTCCCGTCGTGAACGGGGCCTTCGGCAACTATCTGATCCCCTTCTACGTGGGCGCGCGTGACATGGCCTTCCCGCGCCTGAACGCGGTGGCCTTCTGGCTGATTCCGCCGGGAGGTCTGCTGCTGATCAGCAGCTATTTCCTCACCGGCGCCGCCCAGTCGGGCTGGACCGCCTATCCGCCGCTGAGCATCACCACCCCGGCAGCCGGCCAGGTGCTCTGGATCGTGAGCGTTCTGCTTCTGGGCGGGAGCTCCATTTTCGGGGCGATCAACTTCATCGCCACCATCCTCAAACTGCGCCGCCCCGGCCTGGGGATGATGCAGCTGCCGATGTACTGCTGGGCCATGCTCGGAACCAGCCTGCTGGTGTTGCTGTCAACGCCGGTTCTGGCGGGAACGCTGATCATGCTCAGCTTTGACATCGTCGCCCACACGGGTTTCTTCAACCCCGGTGAAGGAGGCAACGTGGTGGTGTACCAGCACCTGTTCTGGTTCTATTCACACCCTGCCGTCTACATCATGGTGCTGCCGGTGTTCGGACTGGTGAGCGAGATTCTGCCGGTGCACAGCCGCAAGCCCCTGTTCGGCTACTCCACGATGGTGTACTCGATCATGGCCATCGTCTTCCTCGGTCTGATCGTCTGGGCGCACCACATGTTCACCAGCGGCACGCCTCCCTGGATGCGGCTGTTCTTCACGATTGCCACCGCCTTCATTGCCGTCCCGACGGGAATCAAGTTCTTCAACTGGCTGGCCACCCTCTGGGGAGGGAAGATCGCACTCAACAGCGCCATGCTGTTCTCCTGCGCCTTCATCGTGCATTTCGTCTTCGGCGGCATCACCGGAGTGGCCCTGGCGCAGGTGCCATTTGATGTGCACGTGCATGACACCTATTTCGTTGTCGGCCACTTCCATTACATCGTCTACGGAGGATCGGTGTTCGTGATCTTCTCCGCCATCTACCACTGGTATCCCAAGTTCACCGGCCGCCTGCTGAACGAACCCCTCGGGCGCCTGCATTTCCTGCTCACGTTCCTCGGCTTCAACCTCTGCTTTGCCCCGCAGCACTGGCTCGGGCTCAACGGCATGCCCCGGCGGGTGGCGGAGTATGACCCTCAGTTCACCCTCGTGAATCAGCTGAGCAGCGTGGGGGCGCTGCTGATGGCCCTGAGCACACTCCCCTTCCTCTGGAACGTGATCGCCAGCCTCTGGCAGGGAGCCCGTGCCGGCGACAACCCCTGGAATGCCCGGACGCCGGAATGGCTGACCAGTTCCCCGCCGCCCGTGGAGAACTGGCACGGGGAGGCGCCCCTGGTGCTCGAGCCCTACGGCTACGGGGTCCCGATCGACCAACTGGATCTGTCGACGGCTTCGGGCCGCGACCTCTGGAGCGGCGGCCGCTGA
- a CDS encoding bifunctional nuclease family protein — MVEMSVTGIALDAASRAPIVLLRDPAGRRQVPIWIDQAQAQNILVGLNQEPPPRPLSHDLMASLLAAGGLTLERVIIHTIEDNTFRAVLKLIDAEEAEIEIDARPSDAIALALRTGTSIWMLEEVVADASIPVDAEADAQDRTDFKRFLDRVSPAELVRNLKRAHSEPEPEPGAEDSGAGGEPGGEQA, encoded by the coding sequence ATGGTCGAGATGTCGGTGACGGGGATCGCCCTGGATGCCGCCAGTCGTGCCCCGATCGTGCTGCTCAGGGATCCGGCCGGGCGGCGTCAGGTTCCGATCTGGATCGATCAGGCCCAGGCCCAGAACATCCTGGTCGGGCTGAATCAGGAGCCGCCGCCGAGGCCCCTGAGCCACGACCTGATGGCCTCCCTGCTGGCCGCCGGCGGCCTGACCCTGGAGCGGGTGATCATTCACACCATCGAGGACAACACCTTCCGCGCCGTCCTCAAGCTGATCGATGCCGAGGAGGCGGAGATCGAAATCGATGCCCGACCGAGCGATGCGATCGCCCTGGCCCTGAGGACGGGAACCTCCATCTGGATGCTGGAGGAGGTGGTGGCCGATGCATCGATCCCGGTGGATGCGGAGGCCGATGCTCAGGATCGGACCGACTTCAAGCGCTTCCTGGATCGGGTCAGCCCGGCGGAGCTGGTGCGGAATCTGAAGCGGGCCCATTCGGAACCGGAGCCGGAGCCCGGTGCGGAGGACTCCGGCGCCGGTGGCGAACCCGGCGGGGAACAGGCCTGA
- a CDS encoding nicotinate-nucleotide--dimethylbenzimidazole phosphoribosyltransferase has product MLLEGPPQALPRWRRRWQRHWRRSCPLLLLAGTGTAAVPGISAAGLTPDSRRFTAAADAELLLLGPSAARPHALPPLPAGVSPALISWVVSQRLALVPLVIDAGAPTPPGVPHVRMPGAEPARCLSTGNAMDPATVAALLGWGRRWGAALQGRPLLLAECVPGGTSTAAAVLTGLGLDCAACISGSLREPPRTLRRDLVQRGLARAGLSGPAGRPSPAPADVLAAVGDPMLALAAGLVIGAGGGDSPILLAGGSQMAAVFAAALALSRAPERARLGAAAAVVTTSWLAQENAGAFAGLMERLGERWGVAPMALASRLSFHRCRNERLRDYERGYIKEGVGAGGFALLWELSGRVASDLAGACDSEAPRMLLTDSGQPADA; this is encoded by the coding sequence GTGCTGCTGGAGGGCCCGCCGCAGGCCCTGCCCCGCTGGCGACGGCGCTGGCAGCGGCACTGGCGCCGCAGCTGCCCCCTGCTCCTGCTGGCCGGCACCGGCACGGCGGCGGTGCCGGGGATCTCGGCGGCCGGGCTCACGCCGGACTCGCGCCGGTTCACGGCGGCGGCGGACGCGGAGCTGCTGCTGCTCGGTCCCTCGGCGGCCAGGCCCCATGCCCTGCCGCCCCTGCCGGCGGGCGTGAGCCCGGCCCTGATCAGCTGGGTCGTCTCCCAGCGGCTGGCCCTTGTCCCGCTGGTGATCGATGCCGGTGCGCCCACCCCACCCGGCGTACCCCATGTCCGCATGCCGGGCGCCGAGCCGGCCCGATGTCTGAGCACGGGGAACGCCATGGACCCGGCCACCGTGGCTGCGTTGCTGGGCTGGGGACGGCGCTGGGGTGCCGCGCTGCAGGGGAGGCCCCTGCTGCTGGCGGAGTGCGTGCCGGGCGGCACGAGCACCGCCGCCGCCGTCCTCACCGGTCTCGGACTGGACTGCGCCGCCTGCATCAGCGGCAGCCTGCGCGAGCCGCCGCGGACCCTGCGCCGAGATCTGGTGCAGCGCGGTCTGGCCCGCGCCGGCCTGAGCGGGCCGGCCGGTCGGCCCTCCCCGGCGCCCGCTGACGTTCTCGCCGCGGTGGGGGATCCCATGCTCGCCCTCGCCGCGGGACTGGTGATCGGGGCGGGTGGCGGCGATTCGCCGATCCTTCTGGCGGGGGGGAGCCAGATGGCGGCCGTGTTCGCTGCGGCGCTCGCCCTGTCCCGTGCGCCTGAGCGGGCCCGGCTGGGTGCTGCTGCGGCCGTGGTGACCACCTCCTGGCTGGCGCAGGAGAACGCCGGAGCCTTCGCTGGGCTGATGGAGCGGCTGGGGGAGCGCTGGGGTGTGGCGCCGATGGCGCTGGCGAGCCGTCTGAGCTTCCACCGCTGCCGGAACGAGCGCCTGCGCGACTACGAGCGGGGGTACATCAAGGAGGGCGTGGGTGCGGGCGGTTTCGCCCTGCTCTGGGAACTGAGCGGCCGGGTCGCCTCCGATCTGGCCGGGGCCTGTGACAGCGAGGCCCCCCGCATGCTCCTCACCGATTCCGGCCAGCCTGCTGACGCGTAG
- a CDS encoding AbrB family transcriptional regulator: MLVGEALLNRSRALSDRSEDDIARACGYVGPSGRVMRKSFYRALVEAKGYRIPGAAPVSAGSRGRQAEFRTRVHGNGNLLVGQAYTRLLGLEPGQECRIELERESGSIALVPVDGNEPAPPDGTPSAEETSSDV; this comes from the coding sequence ATGCTTGTCGGTGAAGCCCTGCTGAACAGATCCAGGGCCCTGAGTGATCGCTCCGAAGACGACATCGCCCGAGCCTGCGGCTATGTCGGTCCCAGTGGTCGCGTGATGAGAAAGAGTTTCTATCGCGCTCTCGTCGAAGCCAAGGGGTACCGCATTCCCGGCGCGGCCCCGGTGTCAGCCGGCAGCCGCGGCAGACAGGCCGAATTCCGCACCCGCGTGCACGGAAACGGCAATCTGCTCGTAGGTCAGGCCTACACCCGGCTCCTGGGCCTGGAGCCCGGGCAGGAATGCCGCATTGAGCTGGAGCGCGAATCCGGCTCCATCGCACTCGTTCCGGTGGACGGGAACGAACCGGCCCCGCCCGACGGGACACCCTCTGCCGAAGAGACGTCCTCAGACGTCTGA
- a CDS encoding heme A synthase, translating into MSIASDHDELGRFVRVSGHLVPALVALVVIGGATRVMEAGLACPDWPLCYGSLLPGRQMNLQVFLEWFHRLDAFVIGVSFVVMQVVAVVRRRQLPVWVPYWMTALLSLVLIQGGLGALTVLALLPAAVVTGHLVTALLLVAVLSAGHQALRRDWLPGQASDPAPSTLWWAATLPVLLLVTAQCLIGG; encoded by the coding sequence ATGTCCATCGCTTCCGATCACGACGAACTGGGGCGCTTTGTCCGCGTCAGCGGCCATCTTGTGCCTGCCCTTGTGGCGCTCGTTGTCATCGGCGGCGCCACGCGGGTGATGGAAGCCGGGCTCGCCTGCCCTGACTGGCCGCTCTGTTACGGCAGCCTGCTGCCCGGCCGGCAGATGAATCTCCAGGTGTTCCTGGAGTGGTTTCACCGCCTCGATGCCTTCGTCATCGGTGTGTCCTTCGTCGTGATGCAGGTGGTGGCCGTGGTCAGGCGCCGCCAGCTGCCCGTATGGGTGCCGTACTGGATGACTGCTCTGCTCAGCCTCGTGCTGATCCAGGGCGGACTCGGAGCGCTCACGGTGCTGGCCCTTCTTCCCGCCGCGGTGGTGACGGGGCATCTCGTCACCGCCCTGCTGCTGGTGGCCGTGCTCAGCGCCGGTCACCAGGCCCTGCGGCGGGACTGGCTCCCCGGCCAGGCCTCCGATCCAGCCCCATCCACCCTCTGGTGGGCAGCGACCCTCCCCGTTCTTCTGCTGGTCACCGCCCAGTGCCTGATCGGGGGCTGA